A stretch of Dryobates pubescens isolate bDryPub1 chromosome 35, bDryPub1.pri, whole genome shotgun sequence DNA encodes these proteins:
- the LOC128898896 gene encoding tetraspanin-18-like: MAVLSCMKYLMFVFNVLVFAGGMCLAALGLWVAVDPAGFQDIVAAKPVLSAAAYLLLAVGIALSLLGFLGCCGALRRSRPLLLLFFILVSLVFVTQLVGALLFLGHWRKSSELALLLQMQPEVFLAELRSNYHGDEAAEVFSTAWNTLMVTFSCCGVLGPEDFGNGSLFQQLQPGLPWPRACCAREGPLQAGQLRGWQQCRERSPGYIHEQGCFSTFGRTLQGYISVPGTCSLAVLGIEIFAMFFAFCLYYNFD; the protein is encoded by the exons atggctGTCCTGAGCTGCATGAAGTACCTGATGTTCGTCTTCAACGTGCTGGTGTTT gctggggggatgtgcctggcagctctggggctctgggtGGCCGTGGACCCGGCCGGTTTCCAGGACATCGTGGCCGCCAAGCCGGTGCTGAGCGCCGCTGCCTACCTGCTGCTGGCCGTGGGCATcgccctgtccctgctgggcttcctgggctgctgcgGGGCCCTGCGCCGGAGccggcccctgctgctgctg ttcttCATCCTGGTCAGCCTGGTCTTCGTCACGCAGCTCGTGGGGGCTCTGCTCTTCCTGGGGCACTGGAGGAAG agctcagagctggctctgctcctgcagatgcAGCCAGAGGTGTTCCTGGCCGAGCTGAGGAGCAACTACCACGGGGATGAGGCTGCTGAGGTCTTCTCCACAGCCTGGAACACCCTCATGGTCACA TTCTCCTGCTGCGGGGTTCTGGGGCCCGAGGACTTCGGGAACGGTTccctcttccagcagctgcagccggGGCTGCCCTGGCCGCGGGCGTGCTGCGCCCGGGAGGGGccgctgcaggcagggcagctgcggggctggcagcagtgccggGAGCGGAGCCCCGGCTACATCCACGAGCAG ggctgcttctcCACCTTTGGCAGGACCCTGCAGGGGTACATCTCTGTCCCTGGCACCTGcagcttggctgtgctgggcatcgAG aTCTTTGCCATGTTCTTTGCCTTCTGCCTCTACTACAACTTcgactga